CTTACTTTCCGAAATAATTGCAAAAGTGAGGATAAATAACCCCGCACAGATTCCTGCTATTCCTCCCAAACGATATATTCCTGAATTCGTAATTTGATTTGATTTCATTTCCACTTTGTATTTTCTTTGACCACTTTTCCTGGATTCCCGGCAAAAAGAACATTTGAAGGGACATCTTTGGTAACTATTGTTCCTGCAGCAATAATACTACCATTTCCAATTGTTACCCCTTTGGTTATGAACACATTTGCACCAATCCAAACATGATCTTCTATAGTGATATTGTTGTTCCTTTTTTCATTAGTGGAGATGTTATGCAAATCATCATCCATGATCGTAACATTCCAGCTTATAGCACAATGGCTTCCTATCGATATTTCGTTATGGCAAACAATAATTGAGTCAGGATTAATATATGTTTCATCCCCAATACTCAATTTTCCAGAGACATCAATTCCGAATCCTTTGTGAATTCTTACTGTATTTCCAAAAATAATAGTTCCGGAATTATTTATGTAACTTCTTTTTGATTTATTTGCAATTTTTACACTTTTGTTTTCATTATACCCCAAATAAGAATTTATGGACATTATTTTACCAGAATTAATAAATTCCACGTGTCTTCCTATTTTTAGGGTTTTAGTACTTCTAAGGTCTATTAAGAGCATAATTTTATTTATTATTTTACTTATCATTTGGTTTTAATTTTAGGTTATCTGTAACGGTCAGTGGATGCGGCGTACTTTTTTGTGTTGCGCCTGCGGCAAGGCATGATGTGGTAGCGTATGTTATCAGCTTTTGTTTAATTATATTTGGTTACAATCAAGTATTCTTTTTGTACTGCCTCTTCAAGTAATTCTTTCAATTCGTCAAACTTTCCATTTCGACCGATTTTGGTGTATTCTTTAGCCATGCCGATAAACTCCAATATTTTAGTTGGACTATGAGCTAGTAAAATTGTTTCCTCATTAACGTTCTTTACTCCAATATTGGATTCTAAGTCAATGGCTAAAAAATAAAAGAGAAATCTTGCTAAGGGTGGTCGAAAATATACTTCAGTCCAATGTTGGGTTGGTGATATTAATTCATAGAATAGATCAGGGTCTAAATGACATCCTCCCTTCCAATTAACATCCTCTAATTTTAATTCAAAAATTTCACAGATTTTGTTTTCTGAAATAATATTCTTTTTCTCAATTTGTCTAAATTCTATTACTACTGACATTTAAATTTGTTTTTTGGTTGCTGATAACGTTTTGGGTATGCAACGTTTGGCTTTTCGGAGCGAATATCTGTCGCCCGTTACAAAAAGCGAAATACGAGCTAAACATGAACGCAAAACACCAAATGCCAAATGTTGCATACCCGATTCTCAGCTGGCTTTCATCTTTAATTTATCAAGAAAGCTCGATTTATTAGTGTTTGGTATCCAACTTTCAAATCTTTTCTAAACCAAGCCTCTCTCATTAATCCTAATATTTCTCCATTCCAATTTAGAACAGGTCCACCTGAATACCCCGGTTTACCTTCTCCTATGAATTCAATGAAATTAGCATTTCCTCCATTATTGAATTGTTTTCCGTATGCGGTTATTTTAGATTGATGAACTTTAATTGTATTTTGATTACTCTGTTTTGTATCAACCCAATCGTAACCAATATAAACAATTGCCTTACCGTTTTCGACATCGGTTATAGATGCTTTTTTGAAGGGAGTTTCACAAATCGTTGAATCACTCTTTAGGTATGCGATATCATTAATCACATCAATTCTTCGAACTTCTAATTCATATCGTTTGCCATCGGTTGAAAAATAAACTTTAGGTTGATTCCAAATTACGTGTGCGGAAGTAATTACTTGATTTGCTGAATCTAATATAAATCCACTACCAATAACTATTGAATCGTTTTCTATTAAGCCAATAGAATTTTTGTCAATAGTGAATGATTGAGCAGTCAATGGCAATGAAGAAAAAAATATTAAAATCAATTCAACGATTAACTTTTTTGTTAAATTCATTCGATTATTATTATTCAATAAATATTTTCGCAATCGTTTGATGTTACTGGTTATTTGCTTGCTGAGAACGTTTAGTATATGAAAAGTAGGCGATTACAAAGCACGAAACTTTCGGTTAAGCACAAACTTTGATGCGAGCCACAAGCCTTGAATTTAAGACTATCTCGCCTATTTTTTATATACATTGTTGTGCAATCGGGCTTTATTCTTTCAGTAATTTTTCAATTAATTTGTAGATGTGTGAGCCTAAATTTTTAGGATATGGTTCATTCACATCATCTATTATTTTAGCTCTTTCAATAGCTGTTTTTGTTAACGGTAAAAACGTATCTGGATTTGGGTTTTTATTATATCCAATACCTTGTAAGTCTCCAAGTATAATATCAATATGATTTTTCTTTCTGCTTACCGATGCATTCTCTAAAAGTTTAGTCACTTCTTCTTCATTGTACTCAGTAATATCCTTTAAATGCATTATTAGCCATATTTCAAAGCAAGGGTTGCTCATAGCTAAGAAAAAATTATTTTCCTTATTGCAGTCTATTACTAATTTGTCGAAGTCTATTTTATGAATAGTTTCCCAATGGTCTCTGTCAATAATAAGCCAAAATTCATCTGTTTTCTTAAAGGGATAATTGGCTTTGGCTTTTTTAAGAAGTCTCTTAACACTTAATGGATCTGTACCTGTATTTACTTCCCTTTTTAACGGAACAATTTCAATTATACCCGAATCATTAAAATAATCAGACTGTCGGAAATTATTGAAGTATTTGACTTCCGTCTTTTCACCTTCGTATGACAGAATGAACAATTTTTCAGCATCTAAAAATCCGCCCTCTCTTATTAGTGGAATTGGTTCTCTAGGCATACTTAATTAAATTGAGGAATTACAGTAAGATTATCTCTGTTCCCAAACTTTGGAACGCCTTTATATCTTCCTAATAAGTAATCACGTCTAACTTCTTTATCAAAACGAATACTATAATCTTCTAGTGAATGTAATCTACTGGCACCTAATTTGTCTTTAACAACAAACCAAATCTCATCTTTACGTAGTAATTTTTGAGTTAAAAGTGTTGATTCGTGACTAGCCACAATAAACTGACTATTGACATTTTTGCATTTTGACAAAAAGAAATCAAATAGGTCATATATTAAATTGGGGTGTAAACTTCTTTCCATTTCATCAATTACAAAGACGTTATCTCCTTTGAAAAAATCAATTATCAATGGAATTAGATCCATTATTCTTCTTGTTCCATCTGATTCGTCTTTTAAATCAAAAAGTTCGTATCCACCTCCAATAATTTTATGTTTTGTTTTTAAAAGTTGAGCCCTTAATGAACCATCCTTTAGTAAAGAAATAACGTAGTATTTGTCATCTTGAATATTTGAAATAAATGCATTAGTTTTTTCTGATTTATCGCCTAATAAATCGTTCTCAATATCTTTTAAAATTTCACTTGGAATATCAATTTTATCTATATCCACTTCTTTAAATTCGATTCCATCAATTCCTGTATCAAAATACCCAAGCATCTCGGTAAATAATTTATTTAAATCTGTATCTTCTAATAATTCAAATTTCTTTCCAACGTTTTTCGAGTTAGGATATATTACCGTTAGAGCATTCTGAAACCAATCAATTACATTGATTAGGTCATCTATGTTTGAAACATTTTCTTTTACCTTTCTTGTTCTAATTTCAGATAAAAACAATTGGTTTTTTTGAGTTCCTTTAGCTGTAAACTCTAAAAATTGTTTTTCCTCTGAATTCTTATTTTTACTTAGAATTGCTTCAAGGTCAAATTCATTTTGTCTGTTTTTGTCTCTAGTGAATATCTTTTTTTCTGTTGTTTTGGAAATTTCATACAGCCATTCTTCAATTATTTCCTTGGAATTGAAAATAAAGCCATAAGCATAATTTTTGTTCTTGTGTTGAATTTCATATTCAATTCGCGAATTCTGCTTGAGTAGTTTTTTGTCAAGCTTAAAGCCGCTAAACTTTATAGGTTGTTCTGCTTTGTTACCTTTCAATACAAGCACTTTTCCAAATTCAATAGCTTTAATTAGATTAGATTTTCCGGATGCATTTGCACCATACACTACAGCGGTTTTAAGAGCAGAAGTCCCTTTTATCGATTTGGATTTGTGGTGTGATTTTAGAGTTCCTCTTCCTGGAATAAGAGAAAAAACTTCACGGTCTTTAAATGACAAAAAATTCTCGACTGTAAACCTAATTAGCATAATTTTGCGTTTATTTTATGCAAATGTAGTGAAAAAATCACATTGTATGTGTATTTTGGTTTTAAATTTCAAATGCAGTCGGTTTTTGCCTGTTGCAGAACGGAAAAGCTACCCGGCGTGCCTTGTGTTGCGCCTGCGGCAAGGCATGATGTGGTAGCGTTTGTTCCAGTCAGCCTCTTCTATTCATTTATTAGATTGGTTTCAATAATATCTTTTAATTCTTCTGGTTTTAAAAGTCTTCGTTTCTTTTCTTTTGTGTCGTACAGATATAAATCACAATCATTCATTTTAACAACTGCATATGCGAAAATAAAAGCAGACAAATCAGGATAACATTTCACCATTTTGTTAAATCTACTTGGAGCTTCGATTATCATACCATGAAGCCAGATATAAATCGGACCATTTCCTATAATATCACAAATATGAAAATTTGCTTTTGTTAGTTTTTTCTCAGGAGTAAAATCTCTATGAAATTCATTTGATACTTCAATATATGTTTCAATCAATTTTTCCTCATTTTCAATTATGGCTTCTGGCAAGAGCAAGTACCAATTTTTAGGTATTTTCCGATTGAATTCTAAATAAAAGGGGGGATAAGGAAAACCTATCTGACTGGCTTTTTTTAAATCCTCTTTTTTTTCAATAAAAACTTCAGCAATTTGCCCATAATCCATAGGAGAGATCATCTTATAATCAGGAATATTCCGGGCAATGATTTCATCAAAATTTTCATAAATATCAACCATTTCTAAAAATGCTCCACTGACAGCAATCGTTGAAAATTGATATTGATCGCCATTTACATTTACATCAACGACCCACTTATTTGCTTTTTCATCCGTATATGCTTCAACTATTTCATATTCGCATTTATCAGGCAGTAGCGATAATATGGAATCAATAAGCGCTGCATAGTCCTCTAATTCTCCACTAAACTCAACATCAAAAAAATAACTATTAAACCCAAATTCTTTTTTTGCTCTTTCGTAATCTTTAAATAATTTTTGCTTATATTGATCCAAAGAGGGGTGGAAAGAATCATCTAAATCCCTTGATGTCAAAAATGGGAATTCTTCTTTATCGTATTTTATCCAATTTTGTGATTTCAATTCCATCGTATTTATTATCAAAACCAAGGGTATTAGTTTTATCAAAGTTTTTATCATCTATTTGTTTTTTGGTTGACTGGAACTAAGCTATATCCCTACACCACCCAAAAATACAATAAAAACATCCAGGAAACAAACACAACCAAAAACCACGGCCTTAACGCATCATAATCAATTGAAAACAAGTCCATTGCATTGCAACACGATCTTCCAATATCCGGCTACAAACGGCTACAAACGACAGTAAACGGCTACCATACGACTAATTATGCCCAACCCCCTATATTTGTAAAATCGGTGTATCTAACTAAAACAGAGATGCAAAATTTTGATGATTTGCTTTTAGAGTATGATTTGTAAATGTGCTAAGGTTCGCTCCCGAATAATTTGATTGACCGTAAAATTTGAATAATATCTATGGTTTGGGCATGGATTTCGGCTCTTAACTCTATTGCGAAATTGTTAAGGGTTTGGAATTTTGCTTCATTCCCGACGAACGGTCTTGTTTAGGCACAGGGCTGCTAATTCACAGTTCTATAATCTGTTGGATTTAATCCGGTTTTAGCCTTGAACAGTTTAGCGAAATGTTGAGGATATTCAAACCCTAAATCATAAGCAATTTGGCTGACAGGATTATTGGTACTCAACAAAAAGTTTTTGGCTCTTTCAATAATAAAATCATGGATATGGTCTTTCGCGCTGCGCCCGGTTTCTATTTTTAATAAATCGCTGAGATAGCCTGCCGACATATTTAATGCCTCGCCACAATCAGCCACGGTTGGCAACCCTTTTTCTTGCAACTTTTCCGATTCAAAATAACTTTTAAGATAATGCTCAAATTGAATAATGAAGTCTTTGTTGAGATTGGTGCGGGTATAAAACTGCCTGTTGTAGTATCGCTGACAATACCCCAGAATGGAAGTCAGATTTATAACAATTAAATCCTGCGAATGCATGTCAATGTTTTGGTTTATTTCAGTTTCGATGTGCTGTTCGTAGTCTGATAAAATCTGTTTTTCCTTGTCAGAAATGTGAAGGGCTTCGTTTATATCGTAATCAAAAAAAGCATAGTTGGCTATATCTTTTCCCAAGGGCGATTTGCGAATTAAGTCGGGATGAAAAATTATGGTCCAGCCCCCCACGTCTTCACCTTTTTGCGCGTTATCGAAATATAACACTTGCTGGGGCGATGTAAACACCATCGTCCCCTCATTGTAATCATACGAATTTCGGCCATAGCCCATTTTACCTGGACTTCCTTTCATGCCAATAATGAACAAATCGCTAACAATCTTTACTTCATTAAAGTCAAAATCAAGCACAGGCCATTCTTTTACAATGGTAATCAAGGGATGCACGGGTTTGCCAAAACCAAGAAATTCGTGCACTTGGGCTATACTGGAAATGCGTAAAAAACTCATAAGGACTAATATTTAATTTTCGTAAGTTCTTCAGACAACTTCCAAAGTTTTTTAGCTTTGTTTTCATCGTGAGAAAGCGGAACAGACTTAACTAAAACCGGAGATCCATTCATTTCAAGAAAACCTGAAGGGCCATAAAAATCACCCGCTTTGGCTTCCGGATCTATAGCGGCTCTTAAGGTAGGTAAAACGCCATGCTCCACATTTTGTCCCATTATGGGGTTCATAACTCGCCAAAACAAACTATGCCGTTGCAAATCAGTACTGGTATATCCGGGATGGGCGGCTGTTACCAGGGGCAAAGTAGCATCATTTTTACTTTTTCGGGCCAGTTCATAAGCAAAGTAGAGGTTGGCCATTTTGCTGTCGCCATACGCTTTTCCTGTTTTATAAGGTCGTTTTTCCCAGTTTATATCATCAAAGTCTATATTTCCCTGCCGATGCGCAATGCTTGAAGTGACGACAATGCGCGATCCTTCTGTACGTTTGAGCAAGGGCATGAGCAGGCCCGAGAGCGCAAAATGGCCTAAATGATTTACCCCCATTTGAATTTCGAAGCCATCTTCAGTTTGAGAAAATGGACAAAGCATCACTCCTGCATTATTGATGAGGATATCCAGTCGGTTAAACGATTTCTGAAAATCATCTGCAAAATCGTGAACCGATTGAAGCGAGTTGAGGTCCAGTTTCCTGGATTCAACGATTGCCTGTGGATATTGGTGCCGTATCTCTTTGGCTACGTCTTCAGCTTTTTGCAAATCTCTGACGGCAAGTACAACTGTTGCATTTTTTTGAGCAAAAACGCGTGCGGCTTCCTTACCCAGACCACTCGTTGCTCCTGTAATAACAACCACCCTTCCTGACTGATCGGGTATGTTGTTGGCGTTCCATTTTGTCATATTTTCTATATAATTTATCTAATAAAAAGTTTTAGAAGCGCGGTAAAATAAATTTATACTTTTGTCACCCCTACGCCCCGGCCCTTAAGTGGAGTCAGCGCATAAAAATGTAAATTTATTTTTGAACCATTCCAAGAAACGTATTGTGGTTAAATTAACTTTTTATGTTTAATTGCCTTACCTGCCATATAGGCCAAAAACATAGTTAAACCGCCACGTAAGCCATCTACAAATATGGCTTGTGTTTCACCAAACTTTATAAGCATGC
This sequence is a window from Lewinellaceae bacterium. Protein-coding genes within it:
- a CDS encoding acyltransferase, with product MSINSYLGYNENKSVKIANKSKRSYINNSGTIIFGNTVRIHKGFGIDVSGKLSIGDETYINPDSIIVCHNEISIGSHCAISWNVTIMDDDLHNISTNEKRNNNITIEDHVWIGANVFITKGVTIGNGSIIAAGTIVTKDVPSNVLFAGNPGKVVKENTKWK
- a CDS encoding trypsin-like peptidase domain-containing protein — encoded protein: MNLTKKLIVELILIFFSSLPLTAQSFTIDKNSIGLIENDSIVIGSGFILDSANQVITSAHVIWNQPKVYFSTDGKRYELEVRRIDVINDIAYLKSDSTICETPFKKASITDVENGKAIVYIGYDWVDTKQSNQNTIKVHQSKITAYGKQFNNGGNANFIEFIGEGKPGYSGGPVLNWNGEILGLMREAWFRKDLKVGYQTLINRAFLIN
- a CDS encoding RloB domain-containing protein codes for the protein MPREPIPLIREGGFLDAEKLFILSYEGEKTEVKYFNNFRQSDYFNDSGIIEIVPLKREVNTGTDPLSVKRLLKKAKANYPFKKTDEFWLIIDRDHWETIHKIDFDKLVIDCNKENNFFLAMSNPCFEIWLIMHLKDITEYNEEEVTKLLENASVSRKKNHIDIILGDLQGIGYNKNPNPDTFLPLTKTAIERAKIIDDVNEPYPKNLGSHIYKLIEKLLKE
- a CDS encoding ATP-binding protein, with the translated sequence MSFKDREVFSLIPGRGTLKSHHKSKSIKGTSALKTAVVYGANASGKSNLIKAIEFGKVLVLKGNKAEQPIKFSGFKLDKKLLKQNSRIEYEIQHKNKNYAYGFIFNSKEIIEEWLYEISKTTEKKIFTRDKNRQNEFDLEAILSKNKNSEEKQFLEFTAKGTQKNQLFLSEIRTRKVKENVSNIDDLINVIDWFQNALTVIYPNSKNVGKKFELLEDTDLNKLFTEMLGYFDTGIDGIEFKEVDIDKIDIPSEILKDIENDLLGDKSEKTNAFISNIQDDKYYVISLLKDGSLRAQLLKTKHKIIGGGYELFDLKDESDGTRRIMDLIPLIIDFFKGDNVFVIDEMERSLHPNLIYDLFDFFLSKCKNVNSQFIVASHESTLLTQKLLRKDEIWFVVKDKLGASRLHSLEDYSIRFDKEVRRDYLLGRYKGVPKFGNRDNLTVIPQFN
- a CDS encoding helix-turn-helix transcriptional regulator; the protein is MSFLRISSIAQVHEFLGFGKPVHPLITIVKEWPVLDFDFNEVKIVSDLFIIGMKGSPGKMGYGRNSYDYNEGTMVFTSPQQVLYFDNAQKGEDVGGWTIIFHPDLIRKSPLGKDIANYAFFDYDINEALHISDKEKQILSDYEQHIETEINQNIDMHSQDLIVINLTSILGYCQRYYNRQFYTRTNLNKDFIIQFEHYLKSYFESEKLQEKGLPTVADCGEALNMSAGYLSDLLKIETGRSAKDHIHDFIIERAKNFLLSTNNPVSQIAYDLGFEYPQHFAKLFKAKTGLNPTDYRTVN
- a CDS encoding SDR family NAD(P)-dependent oxidoreductase, which produces MTKWNANNIPDQSGRVVVITGATSGLGKEAARVFAQKNATVVLAVRDLQKAEDVAKEIRHQYPQAIVESRKLDLNSLQSVHDFADDFQKSFNRLDILINNAGVMLCPFSQTEDGFEIQMGVNHLGHFALSGLLMPLLKRTEGSRIVVTSSIAHRQGNIDFDDINWEKRPYKTGKAYGDSKMANLYFAYELARKSKNDATLPLVTAAHPGYTSTDLQRHSLFWRVMNPIMGQNVEHGVLPTLRAAIDPEAKAGDFYGPSGFLEMNGSPVLVKSVPLSHDENKAKKLWKLSEELTKIKY